The following are from one region of the Gossypium hirsutum isolate 1008001.06 chromosome D03, Gossypium_hirsutum_v2.1, whole genome shotgun sequence genome:
- the LOC107927116 gene encoding probable receptor-like serine/threonine-protein kinase At5g57670 produces MKYIRTNSLKRLFSLKRRSFEEGGANQHGVFEEDNNNDSFKIASVAERSQRPSWRSFSFEEIFVATNAFSSENLVGKGGYAEVYKGVLKDGEEIAVKRLTKACTDERKEKDFLTEIGTIGHVCHPNVLSLLGCCIDNGLYLIFEFSSRGSVASLLHDANLPPMDWKTRYKIAVGTARGLYYLHKVCKRRIIHRDIKSSNILLTADFEPQISDFGLAKWLPSQWTHHSIAPIEGTFGHLAPEYFMHGTVDEKTDVFAFGVFLLEIISGRKPVDASHQSLHCWAKPLLKREEMEKLVDPRLGGSYDISQLKRLAFTASLCIRASSAWRPTMNEVLEVLMEGETDKERWRMPEEEEQEEFWGFEDLEYECHTSFSLSPDDSLSTASSLREKIKIIQNHKQNFNHCYKLSSCKYKYLFRSYEYNI; encoded by the exons ATGAAGTATATCCGGACCAACAGCTTGAAACGGTTATTCTCATTAAAAAGACGCAGTTTCGAAGAAGGTGGTGCCAACCAACATGGGGTTTTCGAAGAAGACAACAACAATGATAGTTTTAAAATTGCTTCTGTTGCAGAGCGTTCTCAGCGACCTTCATGGAGAAGCTTCTCctttgaagaaatttttgttgccACCAATGCTTTTAGCTCAG AGAATTTGGTAGGGAAAGGAGGGTATGCAGAGGTATACAAAGGAGTACTAAAGGATGGGGAAGAGATTGCAGTGAAGAGACTAACAAAAGCTTGTACTGATGAAAGGAAAGAGAAGGATTTCTTGACAGAAATTGGAACCATTGGTCATGTTTGCCATCCAAATGTATTGTCACTTTTAGGCTGTTGTATCGACAATGGCCTTTATCTCATCTTTGAGTTCTCCTCCAGAGGGTCCGTTGCTTCTCTTCTTCATG ATGCGAATTTGCCACCAATGGATTGGAAAACAAGATATAAGATAGCAGTTGGTACTGCCAGAGGACTCTATTACTTGCATAAAGTGTGCAAAAGAAGGATAATTCACCGTGACATTAAGTCTTCAAATATTCTATTGACTGCAGATTTTGAACCTCAG atATCAGATTTTGGACTAGCAAAATGGCTTCCTTCTCAATGGACACACCATTCTATTGCTCCAATTGAAGGGACATTTGG GCATTTAGCACCCGAGTACTTCATGCATGGAACAGTGGATGAGAAAACAGATGTGTTTGCCTTTGGAGTTTTCTTGTTAGAGATTATTTCAGGGAGGAAACCAGTTGACGCCTCTCACCAAAGCTTGCACTGCTGG GCAAAACCACTGTTGAAACGTGAAGAGATGGAAAAATTGGTAGATCCAAGGCTTGGAGGGTCCTACGATATTTCACAGCTAAAGAGACTTGCCTTCACGGCATCCCTCTGCATTCGAGCCTCTTCAGCCTGGCGTCCCACCATGAATGAG GTATTGGAAGTTCTTATGGAAGGGGAAACTGATAAAGAGAGGTGGAGAATGCCAGAAGAAGAGGAACAAGAAGAATTCTGGGGCTTTGAGGATCTTGAATATGAATGTCACACTTCTTTCTCACTTTCACCTGATGATTCTCTCTCGACTGCAAGTTCTTTgagggaaaaaattaaaataatccaaaatcaTAAACAAAATTTTAACCACTGCTATAAATTGTCTTCATGTAAATATAAATATCTATTTCGcagttatgaatataatatttag